The following coding sequences lie in one Fusobacteriaceae bacterium genomic window:
- a CDS encoding SPFH domain-containing protein yields the protein MGLIRAAIGAAGGTLADQWKEFFYCESISKDVLVTKGVKRISGRSSNTKGNDNIISSGSGIAVADGQCMIIVEQGKVVEVCAEPGEFTFNASTEPSIFAGGLNMTSIKNTFATIGKRFAYGGDPGKDQRVYYFNTKEILDNKFGTATPIPFRVVDAKIGLDIDVSVRCNGIFTFKIVDPLLFYTNVSGNVQNEYVKEEIADTLKSDILTYLAPAFSAISDMGIRPNQLAAQNIAIRDVLKQQLSPEWADRRGLEIVNISFNSVTIPKEDEELIKQAQRAAMLQNPNYAAATIAAAQSDAMRAAASNPNGSMGAFVGMGMAQGVGGMNAGELFKMGAAQNAASQGGAGAQGSAAATAGWTCPACGATGNTGKFCMNCGKPKPAPAEGWACPKCGTVNEGNFCVNCGEKRPAGAPLYKCDKCGWTPPDPKNPPKFCPECGDVFDDSDKTNG from the coding sequence ATGGGATTAATCAGAGCGGCAATAGGGGCAGCCGGCGGCACGCTGGCCGATCAGTGGAAAGAGTTTTTCTACTGTGAATCCATCAGCAAGGATGTCCTTGTCACAAAAGGGGTAAAGCGGATCAGCGGGCGTTCGTCCAACACAAAGGGCAACGACAACATCATTTCCAGCGGCAGCGGCATCGCCGTGGCCGACGGGCAGTGCATGATCATCGTCGAGCAGGGAAAAGTCGTCGAAGTCTGCGCGGAGCCCGGGGAATTCACGTTCAACGCGTCTACGGAACCCAGCATCTTCGCGGGCGGTCTCAACATGACCAGCATCAAAAACACCTTCGCTACCATCGGGAAGCGCTTCGCCTACGGCGGAGACCCCGGCAAGGATCAACGGGTGTACTATTTCAACACGAAAGAAATCCTCGACAACAAATTCGGGACCGCGACGCCGATCCCCTTCCGGGTCGTGGACGCCAAGATCGGTCTCGACATCGACGTCTCCGTCCGCTGTAACGGCATATTCACATTCAAAATCGTGGATCCGCTGCTGTTTTACACCAACGTCAGCGGAAATGTGCAAAATGAGTACGTGAAAGAAGAGATTGCCGACACGCTGAAATCCGATATTCTGACGTATCTGGCGCCGGCGTTTTCCGCCATTTCCGATATGGGCATCCGGCCGAACCAACTGGCCGCTCAAAATATCGCGATCCGCGACGTTCTGAAGCAGCAGCTCTCCCCCGAATGGGCGGACCGGCGGGGTCTGGAAATCGTCAACATTTCCTTCAACTCCGTGACGATCCCCAAAGAAGACGAAGAGCTGATCAAACAGGCCCAGCGGGCGGCCATGCTCCAGAATCCCAACTACGCGGCGGCAACGATCGCCGCGGCTCAGAGCGACGCCATGCGGGCGGCCGCGTCCAATCCCAACGGGTCCATGGGGGCCTTTGTGGGCATGGGCATGGCCCAGGGCGTGGGCGGTATGAACGCCGGAGAATTATTTAAAATGGGCGCGGCGCAAAACGCGGCGTCTCAAGGCGGCGCGGGGGCGCAAGGGTCGGCGGCCGCAACCGCCGGATGGACCTGTCCCGCCTGCGGCGCCACGGGCAATACCGGAAAATTCTGCATGAATTGCGGAAAGCCCAAACCGGCCCCCGCCGAAGGCTGGGCCTGTCCCAAGTGCGGAACCGTCAACGAAGGCAATTTCTGCGTCAATTGCGGCGAAAAGCGGCCCGCCGGCGCGCCTTTGTACAAGTGCGACAAATGCGGCTGGACGCCCCCCGATCCCAAGAACCCGCCCAAATTCTGCCCCGAATGCGGAGATGTGTTCGACGACAGCGACAAGACAAACGGTTAA
- a CDS encoding TPM domain-containing protein, with protein MRKLKMCKKCLLLALLTLLWTLCLTAALPKVVDEAGLLSSQEEQQLAQMIDKVITKYNKCDVVVVTVNNLGGKSAMAFADDWFDYKGYGVGPDKSGVLFLVSMAEREFWMSTTGYGIKAFTDWGIDQITEKMVPDLSKGNYYRAFSTYVSECDRYLAAAAKGKPVDKDNTFMAGIISLVAGLLGAFGGTAGMKSQLRSIKRQGAAANYVQTDSLNFAAKDAIYLFSNITRTPIPKASSGGGGSSVHTGSSGTSHGGRGGRF; from the coding sequence ATGCGAAAACTCAAGATGTGCAAAAAATGTCTTCTTCTCGCGCTGCTGACGCTGCTCTGGACGCTGTGTCTCACGGCCGCCTTACCCAAGGTCGTCGACGAGGCCGGTCTCCTGAGTTCGCAGGAAGAGCAGCAGCTGGCGCAAATGATAGACAAAGTGATAACAAAGTACAATAAATGTGATGTCGTCGTGGTCACCGTCAACAATCTGGGCGGCAAGTCGGCCATGGCCTTTGCCGACGACTGGTTTGACTACAAGGGCTACGGCGTGGGGCCGGACAAAAGCGGCGTCCTTTTCCTCGTCAGCATGGCTGAAAGAGAGTTCTGGATGTCCACGACGGGCTACGGCATCAAGGCCTTCACGGATTGGGGCATCGATCAGATCACGGAAAAAATGGTCCCCGACCTCAGCAAGGGCAACTATTATCGGGCCTTTTCGACCTACGTCTCCGAGTGCGACCGCTATCTCGCGGCGGCGGCCAAAGGAAAGCCCGTCGACAAGGACAACACGTTTATGGCCGGAATCATTTCCCTCGTGGCGGGCCTTCTGGGCGCCTTCGGCGGAACGGCGGGCATGAAGAGCCAGCTCAGGTCCATCAAACGGCAAGGCGCCGCCGCCAACTATGTCCAAACCGACAGCCTGAACTTCGCGGCCAAAGACGCCATTTACCTCTTCAGCAACATCACCCGTACGCCGATCCCCAAAGCAAGCAGCGGAGGCGGAGGCAGCAGCGTCCACACGGGCTCGTCGGGAACGTCCCACGGCGGGCGCGGCGGACGGTTCTGA
- the pbpC gene encoding penicillin-binding protein 1C — protein sequence MYTITTGALLATCLAGYAVFRIYTGYDAAALLDRVEASYGAALLDRDDRILSVALGADEQWRVKSEDPVPENLKTAVLTYEDKNFYKHPGIDVAALLRAFKNNVAGRRKSGASTITMQVAKVLSPGKRTYRNKIREMIAALKLERSLSKDEILALWLNNAPYGGNITGYATASRLYFEKSPAELSWGEAALLAVLPNSPGLINVEKNRDRLLAKRNALLLRLSEKGALPRDQYALAVREPLPRQIHPFPRHAPHLLRRLSGESREKLLRSTIDGELQQNVEAVCKTYAAFIRNEGVENVAVLVVENATRAVRAYAGSQDFLDFDALGQVDGVTARRSPGSVLKPFLFALAIDAGLVAPQSLVPDVPLYFSGFRPQNANKLYNGMVEMRLALIRSLNIPFVHLLEEYGYERFYYFLKNVLGFAESDPDRYGLSLILGTKEISMEDMAVLYSGLADRGKFKNLRYLRNDGNKPVDPGRQLITPGACWLTLQTMKALVRPGFENYYRWKNPISWKTGTSYGRRDGWACGVTPEYTIICWAGNFSGKSSPDLTGVVSGGRLLFNIFSELNLNYREFPRPPDLVAITVDARTGYRPPWPGLPAKEILWPQGARALKVSPYYRKIYVNAQGEEIDSRDPEFTERQEKIILNYPLEVVNYLIRENITASGLQDPGAKSVDSLRILYPAEGATILLPRDFDGDRELIVKIANIRDQDVYWYLDNTFLGVDRAYEKQLSVPNGDHTLTVMGENGEIRKVRFTVKRTGDR from the coding sequence TTGTATACAATTACGACCGGCGCCCTTTTGGCGACCTGTCTCGCGGGATACGCGGTCTTCCGGATCTATACCGGCTACGACGCGGCGGCGCTCCTCGACAGGGTAGAGGCGTCCTACGGCGCGGCGCTCCTGGACCGGGACGACCGCATTCTCTCCGTCGCCCTCGGCGCCGACGAACAGTGGCGCGTCAAGAGCGAAGACCCCGTCCCCGAAAACCTGAAGACGGCCGTTTTGACCTACGAGGACAAAAATTTTTACAAACATCCGGGCATAGACGTCGCGGCCCTGCTCCGGGCCTTCAAAAACAACGTCGCGGGCAGAAGAAAAAGCGGGGCCAGCACGATCACCATGCAGGTCGCCAAGGTGCTCTCGCCCGGGAAACGGACCTACCGCAACAAAATCCGGGAAATGATCGCGGCCCTGAAGCTGGAACGAAGCCTCTCCAAGGACGAAATCCTCGCCCTCTGGCTGAATAACGCCCCCTACGGCGGAAACATCACGGGCTACGCCACGGCGTCCCGCCTGTATTTTGAAAAAAGCCCGGCGGAACTCTCCTGGGGGGAAGCGGCCCTTCTGGCGGTACTGCCCAATTCCCCGGGACTCATCAATGTGGAGAAAAACCGGGACAGACTCCTCGCCAAGAGAAACGCCCTGTTGTTGCGACTTTCGGAAAAGGGAGCGCTGCCCCGGGACCAGTACGCGCTGGCCGTCCGGGAACCGCTGCCCCGACAGATCCACCCTTTTCCCCGCCACGCGCCCCATCTCTTGCGGAGGCTTTCGGGGGAAAGCCGGGAAAAACTCCTTCGCAGTACCATCGACGGCGAACTCCAGCAAAACGTCGAGGCGGTCTGCAAGACCTACGCGGCCTTCATCAGAAATGAAGGCGTTGAAAACGTGGCGGTTCTCGTCGTAGAAAACGCGACCCGGGCCGTCCGGGCCTACGCGGGATCTCAGGACTTTCTGGATTTCGACGCTCTGGGTCAAGTGGACGGCGTCACGGCCAGACGTTCGCCTGGCTCGGTCCTGAAGCCTTTTTTATTCGCCCTCGCCATCGACGCGGGCCTGGTCGCGCCCCAATCCCTGGTCCCCGACGTGCCCCTTTATTTTTCGGGCTTCCGGCCGCAAAACGCCAACAAACTCTATAACGGCATGGTGGAAATGCGCCTTGCCCTGATCCGTTCGCTGAACATCCCCTTTGTCCATCTGCTCGAAGAATACGGATACGAGCGTTTTTATTATTTTTTGAAAAACGTGCTGGGCTTTGCCGAAAGCGACCCCGACCGCTACGGCCTGTCGCTGATCCTGGGGACAAAGGAAATCTCCATGGAAGACATGGCCGTCCTCTACTCGGGACTGGCGGACCGGGGAAAGTTCAAAAACCTGCGGTATTTGCGGAACGACGGGAATAAACCGGTCGATCCCGGCAGGCAGCTGATCACGCCGGGGGCCTGCTGGCTCACGCTGCAGACCATGAAGGCCCTCGTGCGGCCCGGTTTTGAGAATTACTACCGTTGGAAAAACCCCATTTCCTGGAAGACCGGCACGAGCTACGGCAGGCGGGACGGCTGGGCCTGCGGCGTTACGCCCGAATACACGATTATCTGCTGGGCCGGAAATTTTAGCGGAAAAAGCAGCCCCGACCTCACGGGCGTCGTCTCGGGGGGGCGACTGCTCTTCAATATTTTCAGTGAGCTGAACCTCAATTACCGCGAGTTTCCGCGGCCGCCGGACCTCGTCGCCATAACGGTCGACGCCCGCACCGGCTACCGGCCGCCCTGGCCCGGGCTTCCCGCAAAGGAGATCCTCTGGCCCCAAGGGGCCCGGGCCCTCAAGGTCTCGCCCTATTATCGCAAAATTTACGTCAACGCCCAGGGAGAGGAAATCGACTCCCGGGATCCGGAATTTACCGAGCGCCAGGAGAAAATCATCTTGAATTACCCCCTTGAGGTCGTCAACTACCTGATCCGGGAAAATATCACGGCGAGCGGCCTCCAAGATCCGGGCGCAAAAAGCGTCGACAGTCTCCGTATCCTCTATCCCGCCGAGGGAGCGACGATTCTCCTCCCGAGGGACTTTGACGGGGACAGGGAGCTCATCGTGAAAATCGCCAATATCAGAGATCAGGACGTCTACTGGTATCTTGACAATACTTTTCTCGGCGTCGACAGAGCCTATGAAAAACAATTGAGCGTCCCCAACGGCGACCATACGCTGACCGTCATGGGGGAAAACGGGGAAATCCGCAAGGTGAGATTTACCGTAAAAAGAACGGGGGACAGATGA
- a CDS encoding ABC transporter permease — translation MKTECYIAKKYITERKRQSLISVVGIALGVAVLTVSIAIANGLNDNLITNILSVTSHAFIGNYGRIEDYRELAATIEQIPGVKGAVPAIETQGIVKHTGPYGLYAAGVRIEGYDLGSAEKAMDLKKRIVEGEILPDKIDGILLGRELQKITGAKTGDTVTIISSENREIDFTLTGIFQSGYYDYDVNMVILPLTAAQYLMQSGDCTNRINIMLKDPYKAPAIAAEVAEATGKKVVTWGEVNRNLLQALSLEKTVMILVFSLIVVIAGFVVWVTLNNLVREKIRDIGILRAMGYPRGSVTKIFLLQGLILGIAGIAAGLGVSWAVLSWLKHNSLSFVTSVYYLTRVPVVISAREVLLIAAANLVVILFSSVLPARRAGKLNTVEALRYE, via the coding sequence ATGAAAACCGAATGCTACATCGCGAAAAAATATATCACGGAACGCAAGCGCCAGAGTCTGATTTCCGTCGTCGGCATCGCGCTGGGGGTAGCGGTTTTGACCGTTTCCATCGCCATCGCCAACGGCCTCAACGACAACCTGATCACGAATATCCTCTCGGTCACGAGCCACGCCTTTATCGGAAATTACGGCAGGATCGAGGATTACCGCGAGCTTGCGGCGACTATTGAGCAAATCCCCGGCGTCAAGGGGGCCGTTCCCGCCATCGAAACCCAGGGCATCGTCAAACATACGGGGCCCTACGGCCTCTACGCGGCGGGGGTCCGGATTGAGGGCTATGATCTCGGGTCCGCCGAAAAGGCCATGGACCTCAAAAAACGCATCGTCGAGGGAGAAATCCTCCCCGACAAAATCGACGGGATTCTGCTGGGCCGGGAATTGCAGAAAATCACCGGCGCAAAAACCGGCGACACGGTCACGATCATCTCTTCGGAAAACCGCGAGATCGATTTTACGCTTACCGGCATTTTCCAGAGCGGTTATTACGACTATGACGTCAACATGGTGATCCTGCCGCTCACCGCCGCCCAGTACCTCATGCAAAGCGGCGACTGCACGAACCGGATCAACATCATGCTCAAAGATCCCTACAAAGCGCCGGCAATCGCGGCGGAGGTGGCAGAGGCCACCGGAAAGAAAGTCGTGACCTGGGGGGAAGTCAACCGGAACCTCCTGCAGGCCCTGTCTCTGGAAAAAACCGTCATGATCCTCGTCTTTTCGCTGATCGTGGTGATCGCGGGCTTCGTGGTCTGGGTGACTTTGAATAACCTCGTGCGGGAAAAGATCAGGGACATCGGAATCCTCAGGGCCATGGGCTATCCGAGGGGAAGCGTCACAAAAATCTTCCTCCTGCAGGGGCTGATCTTAGGGATCGCCGGAATTGCAGCGGGTCTCGGGGTTTCCTGGGCCGTGCTCTCCTGGCTCAAACACAACAGTCTCTCCTTTGTGACCTCGGTCTATTACCTGACCAGAGTGCCCGTCGTGATTTCCGCCCGGGAAGTGCTTCTGATCGCCGCGGCAAATCTCGTCGTGATCCTTTTTTCGAGCGTCCTTCCCGCCCGGCGGGCCGGAAAGCTCAACACGGTGGAGGCGCTGCGCTATGAGTGA
- a CDS encoding ABC transporter ATP-binding protein: MSEILRLEHIRKDYRTKTDRLQILRDLDLSVEKGECVAVLGRSGSGKSTLLNVMGLLDRADAGKITLNGKEISRMKEAEIDRLKNRFIGFVFQFHYLLPEFTALENVMLPALAAGNESKSAIAARAGEILARMGLGERLRHKPAQLSGGEKQRVAIARALINNPDLILADEPTGNLDEETSEGIFHLFRDINRELGRTLVIVTHSRDLAALADRRFNLRKGLLEPEP, translated from the coding sequence ATGAGTGAAATTTTGCGACTTGAACATATCCGAAAGGACTACCGGACAAAGACCGACCGCTTGCAGATCCTGCGGGATCTGGACCTCAGTGTGGAAAAGGGGGAATGCGTCGCCGTCCTTGGCCGCTCGGGCTCCGGCAAATCAACGCTTTTGAACGTCATGGGGCTTCTGGACCGGGCCGACGCCGGAAAAATCACCTTAAACGGTAAAGAAATCAGCCGCATGAAAGAAGCGGAAATCGACCGGCTCAAAAACCGCTTTATCGGCTTTGTCTTCCAGTTTCACTATCTGCTGCCGGAGTTTACGGCGCTGGAAAACGTCATGCTGCCGGCTCTCGCGGCCGGAAACGAATCCAAATCCGCAATCGCCGCCCGCGCCGGGGAGATCCTCGCCCGGATGGGGCTGGGGGAGCGCCTCCGGCACAAGCCCGCGCAGCTCTCGGGCGGGGAAAAGCAACGAGTCGCCATCGCCCGGGCCCTCATCAACAACCCGGACCTGATCCTGGCCGACGAACCCACCGGCAACCTCGACGAAGAGACCAGCGAGGGGATTTTTCACCTCTTCCGGGACATCAACCGGGAACTGGGCCGGACGCTTGTGATCGTGACCCATTCGCGGGATCTGGCCGCCCTCGCCGACAGACGCTTCAATCTCCGGAAAGGGCTGCTCGAACCCGAGCCCTGA
- the raiA gene encoding ribosome-associated translation inhibitor RaiA has protein sequence MKLSIYGKGLTVTEAIKKYVETKIGRVEKFHDGVISLDVYLSAKKVKTGDYVKVDALAYLEGTTVKCTKEDNDLYAAIDVISDMLERQLRKKKEKSLKANHNKEKLTKHLHYYTIAQQSSDEREEIHGPDEKNVVSVLLPPKPMAVNEAILQLDALDRVFYAFVNVRTGRMNVVYKRKDGDYGYIES, from the coding sequence ATGAAATTATCCATTTACGGCAAAGGACTCACGGTTACGGAAGCAATCAAAAAGTACGTGGAGACAAAAATCGGAAGGGTGGAAAAATTCCATGACGGCGTCATTTCCCTCGATGTGTACCTGAGCGCGAAAAAAGTCAAAACAGGGGATTATGTCAAGGTGGACGCCCTCGCTTACCTCGAGGGGACCACGGTCAAGTGCACGAAGGAAGACAACGACCTCTACGCGGCCATTGACGTGATCTCCGACATGTTGGAACGTCAGCTCCGGAAAAAGAAAGAAAAATCCCTCAAGGCCAATCACAACAAGGAAAAACTCACCAAACATCTGCATTATTACACGATCGCGCAGCAGTCGTCCGATGAGCGCGAGGAGATCCACGGGCCCGATGAGAAAAACGTCGTCAGCGTCCTGCTGCCGCCGAAGCCCATGGCCGTAAACGAGGCCATTTTGCAACTTGACGCGCTGGATCGCGTGTTTTACGCCTTCGTCAACGTCCGCACGGGCCGCATGAATGTCGTTTACAAGCGGAAAGACGGCGATTACGGTTATATTGAATCCTAA
- the cls gene encoding cardiolipin synthase, with product MSIALYFLREYILYINVLFILIIILIEKRNPLYTLFWIMILILAPYFGFVLYLFLGLKFQKRRRAEKYYKWKFSHSRDIIGAADRADLNKWRQLISYLDISSKSKLTTSNAVEIFTLGRKFFDRMKADIENAQKSVNLEYYLFRYDGLGREMAELLIRKVKSGVNVKIIIDGASSVDKSMLKSLSEAGCQVRRFFPWHFLFLKIASLRVNYRDHRKLTIIDDKIGYIGGFNIGDEYLGKGELGNWRDTAVRIHGDCVLELQKEFYFSWGIVNDKDDFDLLELPYRTDSRDVLSPEQLVDATYMQVVSSGPNYQYRTMRDNFLKIILEAQRYIYVQTPYFVPDEIILEALKVAATSGVKIKIMIPEKCDHIFMKWVNQYFAGELIDLGVKIYRYRNGFLHSKLVLADDEVASVGSANFDYRSLYQNFEINVNIYDTAMVKEFARIFRDDARLSDQIFTKQFKNRGILAKCAEAVFRLLAPIL from the coding sequence ATGAGCATCGCGTTATATTTTCTGCGCGAATACATCTTATATATCAACGTCCTGTTTATCCTGATCATTATCCTGATCGAGAAGCGAAACCCGCTTTACACGCTGTTTTGGATAATGATCCTCATTCTTGCCCCCTACTTCGGTTTCGTACTCTACCTCTTTCTGGGCTTGAAATTTCAAAAGCGGCGCAGGGCCGAAAAATACTACAAATGGAAGTTTTCCCACAGCCGGGATATCATCGGCGCCGCCGATCGGGCCGACCTCAACAAATGGCGTCAGCTCATTTCCTATCTCGACATCTCGTCCAAGAGCAAACTCACGACCAGCAACGCCGTGGAGATTTTTACTTTGGGCCGGAAATTTTTCGACCGCATGAAGGCCGATATCGAAAACGCGCAAAAATCCGTTAACCTGGAATATTATCTGTTCCGTTACGACGGTCTGGGCCGGGAAATGGCCGAGCTTTTGATCCGCAAAGTCAAGTCCGGCGTCAATGTCAAGATCATTATCGACGGCGCCAGCAGCGTGGACAAGTCCATGCTCAAGAGCCTGTCCGAAGCGGGTTGTCAGGTCAGACGCTTTTTCCCCTGGCATTTCCTCTTTCTCAAGATCGCGAGCCTGCGGGTCAATTACCGGGATCACCGGAAGTTGACCATCATCGACGACAAGATCGGCTATATCGGCGGCTTCAATATCGGCGACGAGTACCTCGGCAAGGGGGAACTCGGCAACTGGCGCGATACTGCGGTCAGAATCCACGGCGACTGCGTGCTGGAACTGCAGAAGGAATTTTATTTTTCCTGGGGCATCGTCAATGACAAGGACGACTTCGATCTGCTGGAGCTCCCCTACCGGACCGACAGCCGGGACGTACTGTCGCCTGAGCAGCTTGTGGACGCGACCTACATGCAGGTCGTGAGCTCGGGGCCCAATTATCAGTACCGGACCATGCGGGACAATTTCCTGAAGATCATCCTCGAAGCCCAGCGCTATATCTATGTGCAAACGCCCTATTTCGTCCCCGACGAGATTATCCTCGAGGCGCTGAAAGTGGCGGCCACTTCCGGCGTCAAGATCAAGATCATGATCCCCGAAAAATGCGACCACATCTTTATGAAATGGGTCAACCAGTATTTCGCCGGGGAGCTCATCGATCTGGGCGTCAAGATTTACCGCTATCGGAACGGCTTTCTCCATTCCAAGCTCGTCCTTGCCGACGACGAAGTCGCCAGCGTCGGGAGCGCCAATTTCGACTACAGGAGCCTGTATCAGAACTTCGAGATCAACGTGAATATCTACGACACGGCCATGGTCAAGGAATTCGCGCGGATTTTCCGGGATGACGCCCGGCTCTCGGACCAGATTTTCACCAAGCAGTTTAAAAACAGAGGAATTCTGGCCAAATGCGCCGAAGCGGTCTTCAGACTTTTAGCGCCCATTTTATGA
- a CDS encoding lipoprotein: MKKTLFFFLSLLALTGCSMTPEKADRRYNDLSHRFDRLVDDRFREKDRKRLEKSFRKLGKRLDHPKRPEDAPAIRETRNKVNEKIQYLEDLKD, encoded by the coding sequence ATGAAAAAAACGCTGTTTTTCTTTCTGTCTCTTCTGGCTTTGACCGGATGCTCCATGACGCCGGAAAAAGCGGATCGCCGGTATAACGACCTTTCCCACCGCTTTGACCGCCTTGTGGACGATCGCTTTCGGGAAAAGGACAGGAAGCGGCTCGAAAAATCCTTCCGCAAACTGGGGAAACGCCTGGACCATCCCAAACGGCCCGAAGACGCCCCCGCCATCCGGGAAACCCGCAACAAAGTCAACGAAAAAATACAATATCTCGAGGACCTGAAGGATTAA
- a CDS encoding MBL fold metallo-hydrolase: MAVTEVLDNIFCIEVPLPKNPLKFLNAYFIRGGKRNMLIDTGFNLPVCAEALRSGLDALGVSMATTDIFLTHMHSDHTGLVDAVRDPAGIVWASELDAEVIRIAGSEGFWDELERLWSKFGFTEDSHTHPGRKFAADGKFPMTIVAEGMSISVGDYAFQVLETPGHTRGHLCLYEAKRGILVAGDTILADITPNISVGVNNLNPLGDYFRSLERLEKLTVNHTLSAHRRRPASLYERIAELRVHHRQRLDEALSIVRASEGISAAEAAARMSWDITSRTWEEFPLSQKWFAIGEAAAHLQLLAAEGTVRRREENNVWIYEA, from the coding sequence ATGGCTGTTACCGAAGTTTTGGACAATATTTTTTGTATTGAAGTGCCGCTTCCGAAAAATCCTCTGAAGTTTTTAAACGCCTATTTCATCAGGGGCGGGAAGCGCAATATGCTCATCGATACGGGATTCAACCTCCCGGTCTGCGCGGAAGCCCTCCGCTCAGGGCTCGACGCGCTGGGCGTTTCCATGGCGACGACGGATATTTTTCTGACCCACATGCACTCGGACCATACGGGTCTCGTGGACGCCGTAAGGGATCCGGCGGGTATCGTGTGGGCAAGCGAACTCGACGCCGAAGTGATCCGAATCGCCGGTTCCGAAGGTTTTTGGGATGAATTGGAGCGGCTTTGGAGCAAATTCGGCTTCACGGAAGATTCCCACACCCACCCGGGCAGGAAATTCGCCGCCGACGGGAAGTTCCCGATGACGATCGTGGCCGAAGGCATGAGCATTTCCGTAGGCGATTACGCCTTTCAAGTGTTGGAAACCCCCGGCCATACCCGGGGACATCTCTGTCTCTATGAGGCGAAGCGCGGGATCCTTGTGGCCGGCGATACGATTTTGGCCGACATTACCCCGAACATCTCCGTCGGCGTAAACAATCTCAATCCGCTGGGCGATTATTTCCGGAGCCTTGAGCGGCTGGAAAAATTAACGGTGAACCATACGCTTTCCGCCCACCGGCGGAGACCGGCCTCGCTCTATGAGCGGATCGCCGAGCTCCGGGTCCATCACCGGCAAAGACTCGACGAGGCCCTTTCCATTGTCCGCGCCTCGGAAGGGATCAGCGCCGCCGAAGCGGCCGCCCGCATGAGCTGGGACATCACAAGCCGCACCTGGGAGGAATTTCCCCTTTCCCAGAAGTGGTTCGCCATCGGCGAGGCCGCGGCCCATTTGCAACTGCTCGCGGCCGAAGGGACCGTTAGACGAAGAGAAGAAAACAATGTCTGGATTTATGAAGCTTGA
- a CDS encoding FIST C-terminal domain-containing protein, with protein sequence MAKCGVGSSVLTDAKAAGKQAAEKAVAGLGKAKMAFVYSSVAYDNNALYAGVKEALPGVPIVGNTSFTGVVTPEGFVGGDSGFVGILAVGGDEVTAGIAGVKKDKCARKAGKEAAAAAMKNAGKDTPPDCFYMVAPPGEEETYLKGITDIIGRKPFFGGSAADNAIAGEWVLGTGDTGVYADGVAVAFFWGLGMTNLFTGAYRETEDVGIITKVRDKRVLVEIDGEPAVKKYAKWAGVDPDSLKGGNLLVYTITSPLGVKDRLGDLIAIRHPMNGNDDYSMNIGADLAEKTAVIRMAGSVDELIQSAGATLTALKDKAGGDVAGYHLVHCGGRRAGIGDRIGELVSVVKGAAGGVPFLMEFTFGEYGYEDDGNNTTGGLMLSYTAFKA encoded by the coding sequence ATGGCAAAATGCGGCGTCGGATCAAGCGTGCTGACGGATGCGAAGGCGGCGGGAAAACAGGCCGCCGAAAAGGCTGTGGCCGGTCTCGGTAAGGCCAAAATGGCTTTTGTCTATTCCAGTGTGGCTTATGACAATAACGCGCTTTACGCGGGGGTCAAAGAGGCGCTCCCCGGGGTTCCCATCGTCGGAAACACTTCCTTTACCGGGGTGGTGACGCCCGAGGGCTTCGTCGGAGGCGACAGCGGATTTGTAGGGATTCTCGCGGTGGGCGGAGATGAAGTGACCGCCGGGATCGCGGGCGTCAAGAAAGACAAGTGCGCCCGGAAGGCGGGCAAGGAAGCGGCCGCGGCCGCAATGAAAAACGCGGGTAAAGATACGCCCCCCGACTGCTTCTATATGGTCGCGCCCCCGGGCGAAGAGGAGACCTACCTCAAGGGGATTACGGACATCATCGGACGCAAGCCCTTCTTCGGCGGCAGCGCGGCCGACAACGCCATCGCCGGCGAATGGGTTCTCGGTACGGGCGATACGGGCGTTTACGCGGATGGCGTGGCGGTGGCCTTTTTCTGGGGGCTCGGCATGACAAACCTCTTTACAGGAGCTTACCGGGAGACCGAAGACGTGGGGATCATCACCAAAGTCCGCGATAAACGGGTCCTCGTCGAAATCGACGGCGAACCGGCCGTCAAAAAATACGCCAAATGGGCGGGCGTCGACCCCGATTCCCTCAAGGGCGGCAATCTTCTCGTCTATACGATTACCTCTCCCCTGGGCGTCAAGGACAGACTGGGCGATCTCATCGCGATTCGTCATCCCATGAACGGCAATGACGATTACTCCATGAATATCGGCGCCGACCTGGCCGAAAAGACCGCGGTCATCCGCATGGCGGGAAGCGTCGACGAGCTGATCCAGAGCGCGGGCGCGACGCTGACGGCCCTCAAGGACAAGGCGGGGGGCGACGTGGCGGGCTATCATCTCGTACACTGCGGCGGACGCAGGGCCGGCATCGGCGACAGGATCGGCGAACTCGTGAGCGTGGTCAAGGGCGCGGCGGGCGGCGTTCCTTTCCTGATGGAGTTCACCTTCGGCGAGTACGGCTACGAAGACGACGGGAACAACACCACGGGCGGGCTCATGCTCTCCTACACGGCGTTCAAGGCTTGA